AGGCCAGGCATACAAACTGGCTCCACCGGGTGAAAATGCGTGGTTGGCGTCCGCTGGAGTGCTTGCGTTCAAGGCGCTCAAAATCATGTCTGGGGATCAAGGATAGCAGTTGAGAAAGGATTGTGTTATGGTGTGCCACGTCCAAATTCTCCTTTTGTGTGAGTTGCTTAGACACCAATTCCATAGCACAAATCCTGGAGGATTTGGACGTTTTTCTTTGGGCTTAACCGGACAGCAATGAATCACGAATATATTGCTTGGAGGTAGAGTGGTGGACATTAGCGCGCATGTGTCGAATAACATACTGGAAAGAAAGGTTGTTTCTCCGGATTTGCTTC
This genomic stretch from Oceanidesulfovibrio indonesiensis harbors:
- a CDS encoding DUF4372 domain-containing protein; this translates as MELVSKQLTQKENLDVAHHNTILSQLLSLIPRHDFERLERKHSSGRQPRIFTRWSQFVCLA